The following coding sequences lie in one Leishmania panamensis strain MHOM/PA/94/PSC-1 chromosome 19 sequence genomic window:
- a CDS encoding cation transporter, putative (TriTrypDB/GeneDB-style sysID: LpmP.19.1260) → MRRFFVMKSPAVAKTTAGAASTQLNTHSHSHSHSHGSIEKNISGKLLRQCQIATLAGGATNVFFCVTKLWIGSAGGSVALLADGFHSLTDILADIISYAAISLSRKKLPRCRFPLGIGRLETSGAVIVAAILFFGGVALLIQSLEQCFSELATLLVTAAPTRGIAAVFGISSHRAMPEASGKSTLASATAGHDHAHGSHMYSHAQSNGGGDHQGHSHFQVMQYDEGIGEQVILWTMVGIAAGSVVCKELLFRWTRRVGLRAGSRVVLANAYHHRADAWSGGVALIGVAGQVMGLPGVDGFAGLAVSLSICKMGYGIFKDAVLEFFDYQNAKEVCVIREQLQKFNLHIVRGVDVVPNYNSQDAVKAATSEAEASSANYTPTALSSDEDDTVHRKKIHFINVFLVRHGHQYAVHVTLLVHESVSAQKIQEATDLITALARRSLSVQDTFTTLLLCSNYTESRDVSLCGCNNDAKGTDEEAAAATSSGASAGDHHHHHSHAGPSDSYSHTRGGDDNATSALPIAATGAIINPSLERCITSLQEFHTFTAPIRYSWEERTITAPSSESCECERDISSVAEMFKCRLVGGGLISSRKAAEDLAERSCHSHFHGAHPGHSH, encoded by the coding sequence ATGCGCCGGTTTTTTGTAATGAAGTCCCCTGCAGTCGCCAAAACCACAGCCGGTGCTGCCTCCACACAACTGAACAcgcacagccacagccaTAGTCATAGTCATGGCAGCATTGAGAAGAACATCTCAGGCAAGCTCCTGCGTCAGTGCCAGATCGCCACCTTGGCGGGTGGAGCCACAAACGTGTTCTTCTGCGTCACGAAACTGTGGATCGGCTCTGCTGGTGGCTCCGTTGCTCTCCTTGCCGATGGATTCCATTCCCTCACAGACATTCTCGCTGACATCATCTCCTATGCCGCCATCTCACTTTCCCGAAAGAAGCTGCCACGGTGCCGGTTTCCGCTAGGCATCGGTCGTCTCGAAACCTCTGGTGCCGTCATCGTCGCGGCGATTCTCTTCTTTGGCGGTGTGGCTCTTCTTATCCAGTCTCTCGAGCAGTGCTTCTCCGAGTTGGCGACTCTGCTggtgacagcggcgccgacgcgTGGCATTGCTGCTGTCTTTGGGATCAGCTCCCACCGCGCAATGCCCGAAGCGAGCGGCAAGTCCACGTTGGCAAGCGCCACAGCGGGCCACGACCATGCGCACGGGTCGCATATGTACAGCCACGCTCAAAGCAACGGCGGAGGCGACCACCAAGGCCATAGTCACTTTCAGGTGATGCAATACGACGAGGGCATCGGAGAGCAGGTGATTCTGTGGACGATGGTCGGCATTGCTGCGGGGTCGGTGGTCTGTAAAGAACTCCTGTTCCGGTGGACACGGCGTGTCGGGCTGCGCGCTGGTTCGCGTGTCGTTTTGGCCAACGCCTACCATCACCGCGCGGATGCGTGGAGCGGAGGGGTGGCACTGATTGGTGTGGCTGGGCAGGTGATGGGTCTGCCTGGCGTGGACGGATTTGCCGGCCTTGCCGTGTCGCTGTCCATCTGCAAAATGGGTTACGGTATTTTCAAGGACGCCGTGCTTGAGTTTTTCGACTACCAGAACGCCAAGGAGGTCTGTGTCATTCGAGAGCAGCTGCAAAAATTTAACCTCCACATCGTACGTGGGGTGGATGTCGTGCCGAACTACAACTCCCAGGAtgcggtgaaggcggcgaCCTCCGAAGCGGAAGCGTCGTCGGCCAATTATACCCCCACCGCCTTGAGCTCCGATGAGGATGACACCGTTCACCGCAAGAAAATTCACTTCATTAATGTGTTTCTCGTGCGCCACGGCCACCAGTACGCCGTGCACGTCACACTGCTCGTCCACGAGAGTGTTTCTGCACAGAAAATTCAGGAAGCAACAGACCTGATCACGGCGCTGGCTCGTCGCAGTCTGTCGGTGCAGGACACTTTTACAACTCTACTCCTCTGCAGCAACTACACTGAGTCGCGAGACGTCTCCCTCTGCGGCTGCAATAATGACGCTAAAGGAACGGATGAGGaagccgcagctgccacgTCGAGCGGTGCCTCTGCAggcgaccaccaccatcaccattcTCACGCAGGACCCAGCGACTCGtactcgcacacacgcggtggcgacgataACGCTACCTCGGCTCTGCCAATCGCTGCCACGGGCGCAATTATCAATCCGTCGCTCGAGCGGTGCATCACGTCCCTGCAGGAGTTCCACACATTCACGGCACCGATTCGCTACAGTTGGGAGGAgcgcaccatcaccgcccccTCGTCGGAGTCGTGCGAGTGTGAGCGCGACATCAGCTCCGTTGCCGAAATGTTTAAGTGCCGCCTCGTGGGCGGTGGGCTCATTTCTAGCAGGAAGGCCGCCGAGGATTTGGCTGAGCGGAGCTGCCACAGCCACTTTCACGGTGCACACCCCGGCCATTCTCACTAG
- a CDS encoding hypothetical protein (TriTrypDB/GeneDB-style sysID: LpmP.19.1240), with protein MFGRRVFASAPLPRYMWTKMHIQNAAQAGRMLPSFAPLVSSLSRSTNVLNSQALTQARDGMASVSGAASTDDLLSLRCFSGSLMTVNPIVFGAVRFSILVNMPLVSFLEFCKDEEMKHVS; from the coding sequence ATGTTTGGCCGACGTGTCTTTGCGAGCGCACCGCTCCCGCGTTATATGTGGACGAAGATGCACATCCAGAACGCGGCCCAGGCGGGGCGCATGCTGCCGTCTTTCGCCCCCTTGGTCTCCTCGCTGAGTCGCAGCACCAACGTCTTGAACAGCCAGGCGCTCACGCAGGCGCGTGACGGCATGGCATCAGTGTCGGGCGCTGCGTCGACGGAtgacctcctctctcttcgctgcttctccggATCACTCATGACGGTGAATCCCATCGTCTTCGGAGCGGTACGGTTTTCAATATTGGTCAATATGCCTCTCGTCAGCTTTCTAGAGTTCTGCAAAGATGAAGAAATGAAACACGTATcatga
- a CDS encoding hypothetical protein (TriTrypDB/GeneDB-style sysID: LpmP.19.1280), with the protein MSDWEAVSRESEEVLAKPDIKGCHEILVKTYEGGNHHPEILWRLGRSYYEMANESTDPAVQEPYLKEGMELCKKSVEADPNNFASHKWLGILISEQKVGSKEKIANAYVIRDHFLKAVELNPNDATSLHCMGNWCFKILQVGWLERKAAALILGEPPSSTYEECLGYLLRSAEAGNTIYNSTMIGDAYAQQRMYDEARKWYQTAIDMPTCTELQKRNHEAAIAKMKKI; encoded by the coding sequence ATGTCTGACTGGGAGGCAGTCTCAAGGGAGtcggaggaggtgctggcgaagCCGGACATCAAGGGCTGCCATGAGATCCTGGTGAAGACGTACGAGGGCGGCAACCACCACCCCGAGATTCTCTGGCGCCTCGGCCGCTCCTACTATGAGATGGCGAACGAGAGCACCGATCCAGCAGTGCAGGAGCCCTACCTGAAGGAGGGCATGGAGCTGTGCAAGAAGTCTGTGGAGGCGGACCCGAACAACTTCGCCTCGCACAAGTGGCTCGGTATTCTCATTTCGGAGCAGAAGGTTGGCAGCAAGGAAAAGATCGCGAACGCGTACGTGATTCGCGACCACTTCCTGAAGGCGGTTGAACTGAACCCCAACGACGCCACCTCGCTGCATTGCATGGGCAACTGGTGCTTCAAGATTCTGCAGGTTGGATGGTTGGAGCgcaaggcggcagcgctgatcCTTGGCGAACCTCCGAGCTCAACCTACGAGGAGTGCCTCGGCTACCTGCTCCGTTCTGCGGAGGCAGGGAACACGATCTACAACTCCACGATGATTGGCGACGCATACGCGCAGCAACGCATGTACGATGAGGCCCGTAAGTGGTACCAAACGGCGATTGATATGCCTACGTGCACagagctgcagaagcgcaaCCATGAAGCCGCCATTGCCAAGATGAAGAAGATCTAA
- a CDS encoding glycerol uptake protein, putative (TriTrypDB/GeneDB-style sysID: LpmP.19.1200~partially sequenced multicopy gene), protein LWLKFNFIWKSSRLFAMLSGIEVPEDMRRCFNASYTVREFWRDWHASFNLWVVRYMYIPMGGSSRVALSVLPIFLFIALWHDPVLHLVKWALCIAVMFMAEVAVSGCFGWTVAAFRREMAAVAPTGAVNDATLERESPITDPVRRRLLARLARLCARRLSPCLRAWSYRMLRVLGGIIAFAALLLVNLVGFSMQNEQGTGEKMGWTDKPVNADSAILRILRQLTSSFVLGLLLYLYCSISITVTGRDIEAPERQALKERYGLV, encoded by the coding sequence CTGTGGCTGAAGTTCAACTTCATCTGGAAGTCGTCGCGCCTCTTCGCCATGCTCAGCGGCATCGAAGTTCCGGAGGacatgcggcgctgcttcaaCGCGTCCTACACGGTGAGGGAATTCTGGCGGGATTGGCACGCCTCCTTCAACCTGTGGGTGGTGCGGTACATGTACATCCCGatgggcggcagcagccgcgtcgcgctgtcggtgctgccCATCTTCCTGTTCATCGCGTTGTGGCACGACCCGGTGTTGCATCTTGTGAAGTGGGCACTGTGCATTGCCGTGATGTTcatggcggaggtggcggtgagcGGGTGCTTTGGGTGGACTGTGGCGGCGTTCCGCCGTGAGATGGCCGCCGTGGCACCGACGGGCGCCGTGAATGATGCCACGCTGGAAAGGGAGAGCCCCATTACCGACCCGGTGCGTCGTCGTCTGCTGGCGCGCCTGGCGAGGTTGTGTGCGCGTCGCTTGAGCCCATGCCTGCGCGCGTGGTCTTATCGTATGTTACGCGTGTTAGGGGGCATCATCGCTTTTGCCGCTCTCCTACTCGTTAACCTAGTTGGTTTCTCCATGCAGAACGAACAGGGAACGGGCGAGAAGATGGGATGGACTGACAAGCCGGTGAACGCGGATAGCGCGATACTCCGGATACTGCGTCAACTGACGAGTTCATTTGTGCTGGGACTCTTGCTGTACCTGTACTGTAGCATCTCCATCACTGTCACTGGGCGTGATATAGAGGCACCAGAGCGACAAGCGTTGAAGGAGCGCTATGGACTGGTGTGA
- a CDS encoding hypothetical protein (TriTrypDB/GeneDB-style sysID: LpmP.19.1230), protein MTSRVRLVALACLWLTIAFFVVCVQAVVAQGDDANAALAQQETPESEKDQHVLRLALIIFPIMFVVWLILCSICAYIFIRVCPNRYTK, encoded by the coding sequence ATGACATCCCGAGTGCGCCTTGTAGCCCTGGCGTGCCTCTGGCTCACCATTGCATTTTTCGTAGTATGCGTACAGGCCGTCGTGGCACAAGGTGAcgacgccaacgccgccCTGGCGCAACAGGAAACCCCTGAGTCAGAGAAGGACCAACACGTGCTTCGCCTGGCGCTCATCATCTTTCCGATCATGTTTGTGGTGTGGCTCATCCTGTGCAGCATCTGTGCGTACATCTTCATTCGTGTGTGTCCCAACAGATACACCAAGTAG
- a CDS encoding hypothetical protein (TriTrypDB/GeneDB-style sysID: LpmP.19.1250) — MSSSTQLLLHSERGGSGSNITYPHCVGGSLASELNTLCQLRDFYEQHTFDAQGPYADLFEVLLSSCKHMIDINVELVHHIKAQEDKQQRQQVFCDFLCGEVEQQRAEIKDLRVSLAHVSSRGASGEAVAKDKDDSARLVSDSAASPHAFPRSEAATKACAQRVSNKSSAVLGTPQPSTGAAPPPSAAPGPERSPPSTASPSVVERSALECATTTLALKEAPTKPSSPLIHSSATEKAPGEAWAAEMVRRMSAMQDHLDTLLVDGRLSSTQPNGQQQQQPSSTALFAPSETRKQPAEEAADSHLEHLGRHLPAVEQRGHKQQRPLRRMWEEGDVGSSSPSLSPASTLGAAAESSLPNQYAATATHARPNPQESSQRQGTSVTSPASTRGPPLVLVRWIDSRLRQWEAEWQGVLEEVQNTLIHDAEVGAQALGLTSHAAAQQEAHVSLRTAQESDSESNRLTEAVMTPRCRGDFVCAIRTLLSLQNTDLCNRVVAESTRQAQHIEEALYDMRARLEALEVYAPHLYSVTARPPLLGVELEDVLDPRIGVRLRSVYHGYLADRAGLSVGDVLLGVGHQSIQTRGQLYAVLRELTRDYNAQCQLQIEAGFMRSFALGDECCASDRHRMQSASHYREETMERKVDDYGLDQELQRARSEAAAAAAGGTRAGGARPSAGVIYGHTSPKGSSTGADSHAAASPFLSASLSVTQHREKLAQHLPYFELCLHVVRDGRLRDVTLLIPPLEALRSAAY; from the coding sequence ATGTCTTCCTCCACCCAACTCCTATTGCACTCCGAGCGTGGCGGGTCCGGAAGTAATATCACGTATCCTCATTGCGTTGGGGGGAGTCTTGCCTCGGAGCTCAACACGCTTTGCCAGCTGCGCGACTTCTATGAGCAGCACACCTTCGATGCACAAGGACCGTACGCAGACTTGTTTGAAGTTCTCCTGTCATCATGCAAACACATGATCGACATCAACGTGGAGCTCGTCCACCACATTAAGGCTCAGGAGGACAagcaacagcggcaacagGTCTTCTGCGATTTCCTCTGTGGTGAAGTGGAGCAGCAACGTGCTGAGATCAAAGACCTTCGCGTTTCCCTGGCGCATGTGTCTTCGCGCGGAGCAAGTGGAGAAGCTGTTGCCAAGGACAAAGATGATAGTGCTCGGCTTGTCAGCGACTCAGCAGCCTCGCCACATGCCTTTCCAAGAAGCGAAGCAGCGACAAAGGCGTGTGCACAACGCGTTTCCAATAAAAGCTCTGCGGTGCTAGGGACACCGCAGCCTAGTAcaggtgctgctcctcctccgtcggcTGCACCCGGCCCTGAGCGATCACCGCCGTCTACCGCATCACCTTCAGTTGTCGAGCGCAGTGCACTAGAGTGCGCCACGACAACGCTCGCCCTCAAGGAAGCTCCAACGAAGCCAAGCAGTCCTCTAATTCATTCCTCAGCCACCGAGAAGGCCCCTGGGGAGGCATGGGCAGCAGAGATGGTGCGCCGCATGAGCGCCATGCAGGACCACCTGGATACTCTACTTGTGGATGGGCGTTTGTCTTCTACGCAACCAAATggccaacagcagcagcagccgtcatCCACAGCCCTGTTTGCTCCCTCAGAAACGAGGAAGCAACCCGCCGAGGAAGCCGCCGACAGCCATCTTGAGCACTTGGGGCGTCACCTTCCTGCTGTGGAGCAGCGCGGGCATAAGCAACAGCGCCCGCTGCGACGGatgtgggaggagggcgacgtTGGCAGCAGTAGTCCATCATTATCACCAGCATCCACCTTAGGAGCGGCCGCCGAGAGTTCACTTCCTAATCAATATGCAGCTACAGCGACTCACGCTCGGCCAAATCCCCAGGAGTCCAGTCAACGCCAAGGAACCTCTGTCACCTCGCCCGCGAGCACTCGGGGGCCACCGCTGGTACTTGTGCGTTGGATCGACAGTCGGCTCCGTCAATGGGAAGCGGAATGGCAAGGAGTGCTTGAAGAGGTGCAGAACACGCTTATACATGATGCCGAAGTCGGCGCGCAGGCGTTGGGTTTGACCTCACATGCAGCAGCCCAACAGGAGGCTCATGTGAGTCTGAGGACTGCCCAGGAAAGCGACTCCGAGAGCAACAGACTCACTGAAGCGGTCATGACTCCACGCTGCCGTGGTGACTTTGTGTGTGCCATTCGAACTCTTCTGTCGCTCCAAAACACGGATCTGTGCAACCGTGTCGTCGCCGAATCCACCCGACAAGCTCAGCACATTGAGGAAGCGCTGTATGATATGCGCGCCAGGCTGGAAGCACTGGAGGTGTACGCGCCGCATCTCTACTCCGTCACTGCGCGTCCGCCGTTGCTTGGAGTAGAGCTGGAAGATGTGCTCGATCCGCGCATCGGAGTGCGGCTGCGCTCCGTGTATCATGGCTACCTCGCCGACCGCGCTGGGCTCAGTGTGGGTGATGTCCTCCTTGGTGTCGGTCACCAATCCATCCAGACACGCGGACAACTGTACGCTGTGCTGAGGGAGCTAACTCGCGACTACAATGCCCAATGCCAGCTACAGATCGAGGCGGGCTTCATGCGGAGCTTTGCGCTCGGTGATGAGTGCTGCGCCAGTGACAGACACCGCATGCAATCCGCTTCCCATTATCGCGAAGAAACGATGGAAAGAAAAGTTGATGACTACGGACTTGATCAAGAACTTCAACGTGCCCGCtcggaagcagcagcagcggcggctggaGGGACCCGCGCCGGTGGCGCACGCCCTTCAGCGGGAGTGATTTATGGGCACACGTCGCCTAAAGGCAGTTCAACAGGGGCAGACTCGcatgccgctgcctcgccctTCCTATCCGCATCCCTTAGTGTCACCCAGCATAGGGAGAAGCTAGCCCAACATCTGCCCTACTTTGAACTCTGCCTTCACGTTGTGCGTGACGGTCGATTGCGTGACGTGACACTACTGATTCCGCCATTGGAAGCTCTACGATCGGCGGCGTACTGA
- a CDS encoding phosphatidic acid phosphatase protein-like protein (TriTrypDB/GeneDB-style sysID: LpmP.19.1220), whose product MVEFRKRDFYYVWNQYQLLDWIVLAIMFLSAAITTRHMNPHCRTFSWNDATIAYPSREDTFPSYSLALMIVLAVVFYVIFIRYLVRPLQGLFGEPLGWYNIGGADVGEGDECNVYTDMDSVASPKQLRVRDLQTGSGLVYPWLRAHLWSVGLQLCVTAVLKVYAGRLRPDYLSRLKAAGYTSSMAHLPDPQTNPEYYCALMDTHPKLKDGRLSFPSGHSSTSFAVFTIVSLFFVAHLRPFARHASFTRLILSLLPISVPVTCAVSRTRDNKHHFSDAVTGSLIGITSAFLSFYCSFRQVGGAADIYFCRAASDVEYDQLREWKGADSNDGSSVAMETTSVGAGNGSHQLTSKREDVTRRKSAPLAARTSDAVVTFSGPMQRLTGLTERQLNEDPAAVPWI is encoded by the coding sequence ATGGTAGAGTTCAGAAAGAGGGATTTTTACTATGTGTGGAATCAGTACCAGCTGCTCGACTGGATCGTCTTAGCCATTATGTTCCTGAGCGCCGCCATCACGACAAGGCATATGAATCCGCACTGTCGAACCTTTTCGTGGAATGACGCCACCATCGCGTACCCGAGTCGTGAAGACACGTTCCCTAGTTACTCGCTGGCTCTCATGATAGTACTTGCCGTCGTGTTTTACGTCATCTTTATCCGCTACCTCGTACGACCGCTGCAAGGGTTGTTCGGTGAGCCGCTGGGCTGGTATAacatcggcggcgccgacgtCGGTGAAGGCGACGAGTGTAACGTGTACACAGACATGGACTCTGTAGCGAGCCCGAAGCAACTGCGTGTCCGTGACTTGCAGACGGGCAGTGGTCTCGTTTACCCGTGGTTGCGTGCACATCTCTGGTCCGTCgggctgcagctctgcgtgacggcggtgcttAAAGTCTACGCCGGGCGGCTTCGACCAGACTATCTGAGTCGACTCAAAGCGGCTGGATACACGAGCTCGATGGCGCACCTGCCCGACCCACAGACGAACCCTGAATACTACTGCGCTCTCATGGATACCCACCCGAAACTGAAGGATGGCCGGCTCTCTTTTCCATCCGGGCATAGCAGCACGTCTTTTGCGGTGTTCACaatcgtctctctcttcttcgtggCACATCTGCGACCATTCGCGCGGCACGCCAGCTTTACCCGCCTCATTCTTTCATTGTTACCGATCAGCGTGCCGGTCACGTGTGCAGTGAGCCGCACACGCGACAACAAACATCATTTTTCTGACGCCGTCACCGGGTCGCTGATTGGGatcacctccgccttcctCTCGTTCTACTGCAGCTTCCGGCAGGTAGGTGGAGCGGCAGACATCTATTTTTGTCGTGCAGCGTCAGACGTCGAGTACGATCAGTTGCGCGAGTGGAAAGGAGCTGACAGCAATGATGGCAGCAGTGTTGCCATGGAGACCACAAGCGTTGGCGCCGGCAATGGTAGCCACCAGTTGACTAGCAAGAGGGAAGACGTCACGCGTCGAAAGTCTGCACCGCtggcagcgaggacgagcGACGCTGTCGTGACCTTCAGTGGCCCGATGCAGCGCCTGACAGGATTGACGGAGCGGCAGTTGAACGAAGACCCAGCTGCCGTTCCGTGGATctga
- a CDS encoding transcription initiation factor-like protein (TFIID-like protein) (TriTrypDB/GeneDB-style sysID: LpmP.19.1270), whose translation MDDDYAFFESDNLVEEELPVIGDFPDPIAQFGGIGVEHTGAIRDLDLTADDRLAAATFPGGDSAAVSLDLDELPPPIGNVQEFLPNVHPDAFPVVVAVQAQASIPVGINLAELSCATRNVEYMPNNRIPSATMRLHEPTAVVMMHNSGALSIIGAASVSEARQAAELAARIIRKALNLEFASLKFRVRSIAARFNVCSPIRLDKLAAYKLDPGLSIGVAKLQVSYEPERFNGCVLRLVGKSSRGDNQWSVSCSVFVTGKVQLMGARSMDELRFAFNAFVPIIAKNLDERKTT comes from the coding sequence ATGGACGACGACTACGCTTTCTTCGAGTCCGACAACCTAGTCGAGGAGGAACTCCCTGTCATTGGTGACTTCCCCGACCCCATCGCACAGTTTGGCGGCATTGGTGTCGAGCACACCGGCGCAATCAGGGATTTGGACCTCACAGCGGACGATCGCCTCGCCGCGGCCACGTTCCCTGGCGGCGATAGCGCTGCTGTCAGCTTGGATCTGGACGAACTCCCTCCACCCATTGGGAACGTGCAAGAGTTCCTGCCGAATGTTCACCCGGACGCCTTCCCTGTTGTCGTAGCCGTGCAGGCCCAGGCCAGCATTCCAGTCGGCATTAACCTCGCTGAACTCAGCTGTGCCACACGCAACGTGGAGTACATGCCGAACAACCGAATTCCCTCTGCGACGATGCGGTTGCATGAACCAACCGCCGTGGTAATGATGCACAACTCAGGGGCTCTCAGCATCATTGGCGCAGCGAGCGTCAGTGAAGCACGCCAGGCAGCGGAGCTGGCCGCTCGTATCATTCGCAAAGCTCTCAATCTCGAGTTCGCATCCCTCAAGTTCCGTGTCCGCTCCATCGCGGCGCGCTTCAATGTGTGCAGTCCGATTCGTCTCGACAAGCTCGCCGCCTACAAACTAGACCCTGGCCTGTCGATCGGGGTGGCAAAGCTTCAAGTCAGCTACGAGCCAGAGCGCTTCAACGGCTGTGTGCTTCGCCTCGTCGGCAAGTCCTCGCGCGGCGACAACCAATGGAGCGTGAGCTGCAGTGTTTTCGTGACCGGTAAGGTGCAGCTGATGGGTGCCCGCAGCATGGATGAACTGCGCTTTGCCTTCAACGCGTTTGTACCCATCATTGCCAAGAATTTAGACGAGCGGAAAACAACTTAG